From Candidatus Kaelpia aquatica, a single genomic window includes:
- a CDS encoding YajQ family cyclic di-GMP-binding protein — protein MAKFSFDVVSEVDLQEADNATNQAKKELSRRYDFKNSKSSIEFDRKEKKITLTADDDYKLRALKDILSTGMTSRRISIKSLKFNEPEKASGMSLRQTIDICTGIEKEKAKELVAGIKKLKLKVQTQIEGEKIRVSSPKKDDLQAVIEHLKSLDFSLPLSFCNYH, from the coding sequence ATGGCTAAGTTTTCTTTTGATGTTGTATCTGAGGTTGACCTTCAAGAAGCAGATAACGCAACAAATCAAGCCAAAAAAGAGTTATCTAGGCGCTATGATTTTAAAAACAGTAAATCCTCTATCGAATTTGACCGCAAAGAGAAAAAAATAACCTTAACAGCAGATGATGACTATAAACTGCGTGCTCTTAAAGATATTCTCTCAACAGGTATGACTAGCAGGCGGATATCTATAAAGTCTCTCAAATTTAACGAGCCTGAGAAGGCATCTGGAATGAGTCTGCGTCAAACAATAGATATCTGTACTGGTATAGAAAAAGAGAAAGCAAAAGAGCTTGTTGCCGGAATAAAGAAGCTGAAATTAAAAGTACAGACTCAGATAGAAGGAGAGAAGATAAGAGTCAGTTCTCCTAAGAAAGATGACTTGCAGGCTGTTATTGAGCACCTTAAGAGCTTAGATTTCTCTCTGCCTCTTAGTTTCTGCAATTATCATTGA